A stretch of the bacterium genome encodes the following:
- a CDS encoding DUF494 family protein produces the protein MNRNIMEALAVVLTELQRGNLTAEEMSMLSELLTRQGFTPQEITAAMDLLQRRPEAMARSIGTALPLRQPNPGAWRVLTKFERSMMTPEAEGLLQQMQRTSLVTPFDVDSILDEIAREETLPINRDDLLELMTEILLEKPQGELGE, from the coding sequence ATGAACAGAAATATTATGGAAGCGTTGGCGGTCGTATTGACCGAACTGCAGCGGGGTAACCTCACCGCCGAAGAGATGAGCATGCTTTCGGAGTTGCTCACCCGACAAGGGTTTACGCCGCAGGAAATCACCGCCGCGATGGATTTGTTGCAACGCCGGCCGGAAGCGATGGCGCGCTCAATTGGAACCGCCCTCCCTTTGCGGCAGCCGAATCCTGGTGCATGGCGGGTTTTAACAAAATTTGAACGTTCGATGATGACGCCGGAAGCGGAAGGGTTGCTGCAACAAATGCAACGAACCAGTTTAGTCACCCCGTTCGATGTCGATTCGATTCTCGATGAGATTGCCCGGGAAGAGACATTACCGATTAATCGAGACGATTTACTGGAATTGATGACCGAGATATTGTTAGAAAAGCCGCAGGGAGAATTGGGTGAGTAA